One Saccharomyces mikatae IFO 1815 strain IFO1815 genome assembly, chromosome: 16 genomic region harbors:
- the HST2 gene encoding histone deacetylase HST2 (similar to Saccharomyces cerevisiae HST2 (YPL015C); ancestral locus Anc_8.74): MSVKKIAAHMKSNPNAKVIFMVGAGISTSCGIPDFRSPGTGLYHNLARLRLPYPEAVFDVDFFQSDPLPFYTLAKELYPGIFKPSKFHYLLKLFQDKNLLRRVYTQNIDTLERQAGVKDDLIIEAHGSFAHCHCIGCGKVYPQQVFKSKLDEEPIKDFVKCDVCDELIKPAIVFFGEDLPDSFSETWLSDSEWLREKPSNSDEHQQQPLVIVAGTSLAVYPFASLPEEIPRKAKRVLCNLETVGDFKTNKRSTDLIVNQLSDSFAEQLVEELGWQEDFQKILTAQTAVTDASKERLLEVVHDLESLSLNRSERDDSNKQDKMPRHTDYHAIDEHKKMVNKSSST; encoded by the coding sequence ATGTCTGTCAAGAAAATTGCTGCTCATATGAAAAGCAACCCCAATGCTAAAGTAATCTTTATGGTGGGTGCCGGGATATCTACTTCTTGTGGAATTCCCGACTTTCGATCTCCAGGAACTGGCCTATATCATAACTTAGCAAGATTGAGGTTACCGTATCCTGAAGCTGTATTTGATGTAGACTTCTTCCAGTCAGATCCCTTGCCATTTTACACCCTTGCTAAAGAGTTGTATCCGGGGATATTTAAGCCTTCTAagtttcattatcttttgaaattgtttcAAGACAAGAATCTCTTGAGGAGAGTATATACACAGAATATAGACACCTTAGAAAGACAAGCAGGTGTCAAGGATGATTTGATCATCGAGGCACATGGTAGTTTTGCACACTGTCATTGTATCGGGTGTGGCAAAGTGTATCCTCAGCAGGTATTCAAGTCCAAGTTGGACGAGGAACCAATCAAGGATTTTGTCAAATGTGATGTGTGCGATGAATTGATAAAACCGGCAATAGTTTTCTTTGGCGAAGATTTACCGGATTCCTTTTCGGAAACTTGGTTAAGCGACTCCGAGTGGCTTCGTGAAAAGCCCAGCAATTCTGATGAACATCAGCAGCAGCCTCTCGTTATCGTTGCTGGGACATCACTGGCTGTTTATCCCTTTGCGTCCCTGCCTGAAGAAATTCCCCGAAAGGCAAAAAGAGTTTTGTGTAATTTGGAAACGGTGGGGGATTTTAAAACTAACAAACGGTCGACAGATTTAATAGTCAATCAATTATCTGACTCGTTTGCCGAGCAActtgttgaagaattgGGTTGGCAAGAAGATTTCCAAAAGATACTTACGGCTCAAACTGCAGTTACTGATGCCTCTAAAGAACGATTACTTGAGGTTGTACATGATTTGGAGAGTTTGAGTTTGAATCGGTCTGAACGTGATGACTCAAACAAGCAAGATAAGATGCCACGGCATACTGACTACCATGCTATTGATGAACATAAAAAGATGGTAAACAAGTCCTCTTCTACATAG
- the RRP12 gene encoding mRNA-binding protein RRP12 (similar to Saccharomyces cerevisiae RRP12 (YPL012W); ancestral locus Anc_8.78) produces MDQDQVAFLLELEDKLAKIRSQVTSKLENQKHVAIILTAVEENIAGQATNDISKNIVNYIISFMSLLDQAVNPSTHEIKDLNLASSSTYLLDLIFHYSPKPLLRSKFSEILTKIAPCITAVKANAPLIRAAIGCLESLLIAQDAQAWNNTYDLNVTPKRGLQGILELSLDVRPKVRKRALDAVHSVLSNPPVAPTAEHVAAAFVADFCDKQLAGILNDLSNLSNKQLKAQKTKEDVNSDVMRSLRLVTSVISTGQWPSSQIEPLCDVLLGVTKSSEQYLVSASFECFESMFKTMAETTVSSGLAENKYLRVLDTIFALKPSNVDTLLTKSWIAVLIKGMSTYAVHQPLKALRKIPAVFHTMSTYLASETPEVYQAASQCLISILSDSIKDDLLLYTPIVNDKTFKNVDEIICQIAKSFIDFLSIKYSHCSREILKILVAAFNKFRYRSNPHFLKSLKIVDTWRVNEEQFMDLRNEIELVIGAAISAMGPEVILAEAPLNLDNPSTERPGRAWLLPLIRDYTKNAKLATFQNELVPYIKSFQSKFDKVPEESIQLRVFQTIVDQIWSTLPRFCELPMDLREAFTDEFASELSSLLYSDVELRTTICHALKVLAESNVSYSEGSQSNNVILLQRFPISEAQKNIEYLSTKTTNLLAVLFNVYTQTTPNARSYILETIDLYLKITSKEDLEKTFNNVCGLLKNSMNEESSGTSNKEKKKPQLTATLLDLIICMITYLPASSYSALFSIFSLTVNSTDALIQKRAYRIITKLSELESGSTAVAQFISDIENVMVDNTSTVQTSAKAARLAAIRTIVDLLPLDHLGFIVRTVAEVILSTKDVNEKSRETAFDTLINMGRKMNEPNSIIKLSQIPGYDPATPDQLSSISEFFKIISAGLIGESQHMVSSSITGYACLVFEFKNEIDSGILMDIYDTIELYLTSNSREIVKSAIGFTKVCVLGLPEELMRPKVPELLLKLLRWSHEHTGHFKAKVKHIIERLIRRFGYDYIEANFPEEDRKLLTNIRKMRNRNKRKDEEVSPANEVIDRATTKGSRFMSAFDEAVYGSDNENDSGLDQDEKATGGRRKNGPKQFIVESGENPLDLLDSQTLAHISSTRPKKFNKNQNKARFNDDAFNFDSEGKLVVKGKLGPSTNVDDPLSAVTSGINAYLEAVKSGPVRGQRNKLKFRKNGKNSDDFGDEDDERDSKAMRGRADVGKKVGKKGPKFKSRKKL; encoded by the coding sequence ATGGATCAAGACCAAGTTGCTTTTCTCTTAGAACTGGAAGATAAGTTGGCCAAAATTAGGTCTCAAGTAACATCTAAATTGGAAAATCAGAAACACGTTGCTATAATTTTAACTGccgttgaagaaaatattgcaGGCCAAGCTACAAatgatatttcaaaaaatattgtaaattatatcatttcttttatgtCACTATTAGACCAGGCAGTAAACCCATCTACTCatgaaataaaagaccTCAATCTGGCTTCCTCGTCAACATATCTTTTGGATCTGATATTCCATTATTCTCCTAAGCCATTGTTAAGATCGAAGTTCTCTGAAATACTTACCAAAATTGCACCATGTATCACCGCAGTAAAAGCGAATGCCCCACTTATCAGAGCCGCTATTGGCTGCTTAGAATCTCTTCTTATTGCTCAAGATGCGCAAGCTTGGAACAATACTTACGATCTAAATGTCACCCCAAAGAGAGGGTTGCAAGGTATACTTGAACTTTCGTTAGATGTAAGACCAAAGGTTAGAAAGAGGGCGCTAGACGCAGTCCATTCAGTCTTATCAAATCCTCCTGTTGCACCAACTGCAGAGCATGTCGCGGCAGCTTTCGTAGCAGACTTCTGTGATAAGCAATTAGCAGGAATTTTAAATGATTTATCGAATTTGTCGAATAAACAATTGAAAGCACAGAAAACAAAGGAAGACGTCAATTCCGATGTCATGCGCTCCTTGAGATTGGTTACTTCCGTTATATCTACTGGGCAATGGCCATCTTCACAGATTGAGCCGCTTTGTGATGTACTGTTAGGAGTCACTAAAAGCTCAGAGCAATATCTCGTTTCTGCGTCATTTGAATGTTTTGAGAGCATGTTCAAAACTATGGCAGAGACTACTGTTTCTTCTGGTTTGGCTGAAAATAAATATCTAAGAGTCTTGGATACAATATTTGCATTGAAACCTTCAAATGTAGATACTTTGTTGACTAAGTCTTGGATTGCTGTGTTAATTAAAGGTATGTCCACTTACGCAGTACATCAGCCATTGAAAGCATTACGTAAGATTCCTGCTGTGTTTCATACAATGTCCACTTATTTAGCAAGTGAAACTCCAGAAGTCTACCAAGCCGCCTCTCAATGTCTTATCTCAATCCTTTCCGACTCCATTAAAGATGATTTGTTATTGTATACACCAATTGTGAATGATAAAACTTTTAAAAATGTAGATGAAATTATCTGTCAAATTGCAAAATCTTTTATTGACTTTTTATCTATAAAGTATTCCCACTGTTCCAGAGAGATTCTTAAGATATTGGTGGCAGCATTTAATAAATTCAGATATAGATCCAATCCTCACTTTCtgaaatcattgaaaataGTCGATACATGGAGAGTAAATGAAGAGCAATTTATGGATTTACGaaatgaaattgaattAGTAATTGGTGCCGCCATTTCTGCTATGGGCCCTGAAGTCATACTCGCAGAGGCTCCTTTAAATTTGGATAATCCATCTACCGAAAGACCTGGCAGGGCTTGGTTATTGCCGCTTATCAGAGATTATACCAAAAATGCAAAGCTTGCAACATTTCAAAACGAATTGGTACCATACATCAAAAGCTTTCAATCTAAATTCGATAAAGTTCCCGAAGAATCTATTCAATTGAGAGTTTTTCAAACCATCGTTGATCAAATCTGGTCCACCTTACCACGTTTCTGTGAACTGCCAATGGACTTGAGAGAAGCGTTCACTGATGAATTTGCCTCAGAACTATCTTCTTTGTTATACAGTGATGTTGAATTAAGGACTACTATATGTCACGCTTTAAAGGTTTTGGCTGAAAGTAATGTCTCATATTCTGAAGGTTCCCAGTCTAACAATGTTATATTGTTACAACGCTTTCCTATTTCTGAGGCGCAGAAGAATATAGAGTACCTTTCGACTAAAACTACCAACCTTTTAGCAGTTTTGTTCAACGTTTATACACAAACTACCCCTAATGCAAGAAGTTATATCTTGGAAACAATTGATCTATATTTGAAGATTACTTCAAAGGAAGATTTGGAGAAAACTTTTAACAACGTGTGTggtcttttgaaaaattctatgAATGAAGAGAGTAGTGGAACTTcgaacaaagaaaagaagaagcctCAATTGACAGCGACACTGTTAGATTTAATCATATGCATGATAACGTACCTACCTGCATCATCTTATTCTGCTTTATTCTCCATATTTTCTCTCACCGTTAATTCTACTGATGCGTTGATTCAAAAGAGAGCCTATAGAATTATAACCAAGCTTTCTGAGTTGGAATCTGGATCGACGGCTGTTGCCCAATTCATCTCcgatattgaaaatgtcATGGTAGATAACACTTCCACTGTTCAAACATCAGCCAAAGCAGCAAGATTAGCGGCGATCAGAACCATAGTAGATCTGTTACCTCTAGACCATCTTGGTTTTATTGTTAGAACCGTGGCTGAGGTTATTTTGAGCACAAAGGATgtgaatgaaaaatctaGGGAAACAGCTTTTGATACTTTAATTAACATGGGTAGGAAAATGAATGAGCCAAATAGTATTATCAAACTCTCTCAAATACCAGGTTACGATCCCGCCACTCCAGATCAGCTATCATCGATATCAGAGTTTTTTAAGATTATCTCTGCCGGTCTTATTGGTGAATCCCAACATATGGTTAGTAGTTCAATTACGGGCTACGCATGTTtggtttttgaatttaagAATGAAATCGACTCTGGCATACTAATGGATATATATGATACCATTGAACTTTACTTGACTTCCAATTCTAGGGAAATTGTAAAAAGCGCTATTGGGTTTACAAAAGTTTGTGTTTTGGGCCTTCCAGAAGAACTTATGAGGCCAAAAGTACCAGAATTACTTCTAAAGTTATTGAGGTGGTCTCATGAACATACTGGCCACTTCAAAGCCAAAGTTAAACatattattgaaagattAATAAGGAGATTTGGGTATGACTATATTGAAGCTAACTTTCCTGAAGAAGATAGAAAATTGTTGACAAATATCAGAAAGATGCGTAATAGAAACAAGCGCAAGGACGAAGAAGTTTCTCCTGCCAATGAAGTTATCGATAGAGCGACCACAAAAGGTTCTAGATTCATGTCTGCATTTGACGAAGCTGTTTATGGGTCCGATAACGAAAATGATAGTGGATTAGATCAAGATGAAAAGGCCACTGGTGGCAGAAGGAAGAACGGGCCAAAGCAGTTTATTGTTGAATCCGGTGAAAACCCATTAGATTTGTTAGATTCTCAAACATTAGCCCATATTTCATCTACTAGACCaaagaaattcaataaGAATCAAAACAAGGCTAGATTCAATGACGATGCGTTTAATTTTGATTCTGAAGGCAAGTTGGTAGTCAAAGGCAAACTTGGCCCCTCTACAAATGTAGATGATCCATTGAGTGCTGTAACAAGCGGAATCAATGCATACTTAGAGGCTGTGAAGAGTGGACCTGTTAGAGGTCAAAGAAACAAGCTGAAATTCaggaaaaatggaaaaaactCCGATGATTTtggtgatgaagatgacgaaaGGGACAGTAAGGCGATGAGGGGAAGGGCAGATGTAGGTAAAAAGGTTGGTAAGAAAGGTCCTAAATTCAAATcgagaaagaaattatag
- the CIP1 gene encoding Cip1p (similar to Saccharomyces cerevisiae YPL014W; ancestral locus Anc_8.80), whose product MLLERLHKRLHAGSSRRAQENKNNNCSPVSALPMQPEAQHQTEAPQPLLNCDYDDMIAFDRNLSTPVFTPVMTPINISGSNQTKNSENSYFPPYLNVNRTRQNSASSLASSVSDFPQNIKQHAIYNNNPQFSSFTPQFVGLLLEVYQNTCSDPTVTPFDTANPPSGILNRVAKAAIQQSEVQELDIGCDRNSWLLTLVRQRLLQEVRKDGYLSRNTSLTSLAPPPPPLFSEMLRVPSPFVNADITDPIPLANTNSNVNASSTANMTSTLNWYSLQRSNALMKNRNGSSQYISELQPQPILARTNSNGSASNSNAFSLLTPTPTTDSAFNFNIALLSRQRSNIMSSPLASTRLPSGNVSAEESSVIPNDSLKLKRDLLRLKR is encoded by the coding sequence atgttgCTGGAAAGATTGCATAAGAGATTGCACGCTGGCTCTTCTAGGCGAGCTcaagagaataaaaataataactgCTCTCCAGTGAGTGCGTTGCCCATGCAACCGGAAGCTCAACACCAAACTGAGGCACCTCAGCCGTTGCTGAATTGCGATTACGATGATATGATCGCGTTTGATAGAAACTTATCTACCCCCGTTTTCACTCCTGTAATGACACCAATAAATATTAGCGGCTCCAaccaaacaaaaaactcGGAGAACTCGTATTTTCCACCTTACTTGAATGTCAATAGAACGAGACAGAATAGTGCCTCTTCACTGGCGAGTTCTGTTTCCGATTTTCCTCAGAACATTAAACAACATGCCATATACAATAATAACCCTCAATTCAGTTCCTTTACACCCCAGTTCGTCGGCCTGCTTCTAGAGGTTTATCAAAATACTTGCAGTGATCCTACGGTAACACCGTTTGACACTGCAAATCCCCCCTCAGGCATATTGAATAGGGTTGCTAAAGCAGCGATACAGCAATCTGAGGTCCAAGAATTGGATATCGGTTGTGACAGGAACAGTTGGCTTTTAACACTGGTGAGACAACGCCTGTTGCAAGAGGTAAGAAAAGACGGCTATCTTTCTCGTAACACATCTCTAACTTCTTTGGCCCCTCCACCCCCGCCACTATTTTCTGAGATGCTTAGAGTTCCCTCCCCATTTGTTAACGCAGATATCACCGATCCCATCCCGTTAGCAAATACAAACTCGAACGTGAATGCAAGTTCAACTGCAAACATGACCAGTACGTTAAACTGGTATTCTTTGCAAAGATCAAATGCTTTAATGAAGAACAGGAATGGGTCATCTCAATATATATCGGAACTGCAACCACAACCCATACTAGCTCGCACAAATTCTAATGGAAGCGCTAGCAACAGTAACGCCTTTTCTTTACTCACGCCAACCCCCACAACTGATTCTGCATTTAATTTTAACATAGCACTACTATCAAGACAACGTAGTAATATCATGTCGTCTCCTTTGGCTAGCACTCGCTTGCCTTCAGGTAATGTATCCGCTGAAGAATCCTCAGTTATACCAAATGATTCTCTTAAGTTAAAAAGGGATTTATTGCGTCtcaaaagataa
- the MRPS16 gene encoding mitochondrial 37S ribosomal protein bS16m (similar to Saccharomyces cerevisiae MRPS16 (YPL013C); ancestral locus Anc_8.79) produces the protein MTCGLVRIRLARFGRKNSPVYNIVVANSRKARDAKPIEVLGTYIPVPSPVTKRELKRGVIPIKEVKLDFDRTKYWIGVGAQPSETVTKLLQKAGILDGAWITGKNSGMNRKVVFERMETLE, from the coding sequence ATGACCTGTGGTTTAGTACGAATAAGGTTGGCTAGATTTGGAAGGAAGAATAGTCCTGTCTATAATATTGTGGTGGCTAATTCCCGGAAGGCAAGAGATGCTAAACCGATTGAAGTACTAGGAACCTACATACCAGTACCCAGTCCTGTTACCAAAAGAGAACTGAAAAGGGGCGTTATACCCATTAAAGAGGTTAAACTTGACTTTGATAGGACAAAGTATTGGATTGGTGTTGGCGCACAACCTAGCGAAACAGTAACCAAACTATTACAGAAAGCTGGGATATTAGATGGCGCATGGATTACTGGCAAGAACAGTGGTATGAATAGGAaagttgtttttgaaaggatGGAAACATTGGAGtag
- the SWI1 gene encoding Swi1p (similar to Saccharomyces cerevisiae SWI1 (YPL016W); ancestral locus Anc_8.472) encodes MDFFNLSNNNNNNNNNTTTTTNTTNNNNDINTTNKNHSTSNNNNKNDNGSNNNLNAGANGVDDFQNFFDSKPFDQNPDSNNDNKNSDNGNDNDNDNNNINNNSMTTSSANFTSPTAVVNNATANVTSAKAANFIQNQSPQFNSPYESNNSNANLNSLSPQAILAKNSIIDSSNLPLQTQQQLYSGSNNNAAAANDNVITPHFITNVQSISQNSSSSTPNSNANPTLNTNQQFLPFNNGVSNNNSLTANQLMSNHGTSSLMDRSSSASSEFVPSTNGNNNSMRNNSNNSMTNNNSNNVTVVPTANTVNSNNANSNANTVFSERAAMFAALQQKQQQRFQALQQQQQQQQQQQQQQQQQQQQQQQQQQQQQQQQQQQQQQQQQQQQQQNSKLLQSQRQQQQRSILQSLNPVLQEKISTELNNKQYELFMKSLIENCKKRNMPLQSIPEIANRKINLFYLYMLIQKFGGAEQVTRNQQWPLVAQKLQIADYQQLESIYFRILLPYEGYMISQEGIKETQAKRIFLQQFLQELLKKVQQQQQAATLDNNNNNIINTPSAPAPAVPIPVPGATVPATPSATTPSGIVPVSANIPKKLNNNININMNNNSITQQQVKKPRKQRVKKKTKKELELERKERDDFQKRQQKLLEDQQKQQKLLLETKLRQQYEIELKKLPKVYKRSMIRNYKPMVNHIKHYNGYDINYISKIGEKIDSNKPIFLFAPELGAINLHALSMSLQSKNLGEINTALNTLLVTSADSNLKISLVKYPELLDSLAILGMNLLSNLAQNTVPYHKKTSDYHYEDIESNQYYVTQHDKTVHKIFEKLSNSGALTPNDPNDERVVTIMVDSLTGNQLPPPTPTETETDLNAEPFINTKSTSSSVKDWDLLPEPVRFLPNQFPLKIHRIPYLNSLKKVKDEIDDPFTRINSRGAEDPKVLINDQLSTISMILRNVSFSDNNSRIMSRNFYLKRFVSDLLWLLFIHPENFACNRKILNFKKDLVIVLSNISHLLEINSSIDCLLILILVISFGQPKLNPMASSSSFGSDFLTYNEFQLQWGKYQTFGVDILAKLFSLEKPNLNFFKSILLNNKFSNNHYNRNSNKNHKDGKLLQRLLDLYNDNNKNNGNKHNLLNDLVSFLFSVIPFQQVLSQSSDPSSLICQFSPVISQSLTSILVIVQKILPLSNNAFTFSQNNKSSNGDNNDDNNNKDSCFNFNKNLPFVWLSSEENIGSGLLKLSELTLNISSSTTKNTLPQQNYSKVLLPSINISCLQLIKCLIQKSISFEDCLNNDPDILKKLVSIPNLFPTDLEIFKLLTNPSADIQTVNQYQLLYNLKNDILTNLK; translated from the coding sequence atggatttctttaatttgagtaataataataataataataataataatactactactactactaatactactaataataataacgaTATTAATACTACTAATAAAAACCATAGTACAagcaataataacaataaaaatgataatgGCAGTAACAACAACTTGAATGCCGGTGCCAATGGTGTGGACGATTTCCAGAATTTTTTCGACTCGAAGCCCTTTGACCAGAATCCGGATTCTAATAATGACAATAAGAATAGCGACAATGGCAACGACAACGATAAcgacaacaacaatattaataaCAACAGCATGACAACTTCTAGCGCGAACTTTACTTCTCCAACAGCGGTCGTCAACAATGCTACCGCTAACGTTACCAGTGCAAAGGCTGCTAATTTCATTCAGAATCAGTCTCCTCAGTTTAATTCTCCGTATGAATCTAACAATTCCAACGCGAACTTGAACAGTCTGTCTCCTCAGGCCATCTTAGCGAAGAACTCAATTATTGATTCCTCTAATTTGCCTTTACAAACGCAGCAACAACTGTATAGCGGTAGTAACAATAATGCTGCGGCTGCGAATGATAATGTCATAACACCCCATTTTATCACTAATGTCCAATCAATTAGtcaaaattcttcttcctctacTCCAAATTCAAACGCAAATCCTACGCTAAATACAAATCAACAATTCTTGCCATTTAACAATGGAGtttccaacaacaatagTTTGACGGCTAACCAGCTTATGTCTAATCACGGTACCTCAAGCTTGATGGATAGGTCATCCTCCGCAAGTAGTGAATTTGTTCCGAGCACAAAtggcaacaacaacagtatGCGTAATAACAGCAATAACAGTATGACTAATAACAACAGTAATAACGTTACTGTTGTTCCTACAGCCAACACCGTTAATAGCAATAATGCGAATTCGAACGCCAACACGGTATTTTCTGAAAGAGCTGCAATGTTCGCCGCTTTGCAGCaaaagcaacaacaacGTTTTCAAGCTctgcagcaacagcagcaacagcaacaacagcagcagcaacagcagcaacagcaacagcaacagcagcaacagcaacagcaacagcagcaacagcaacagcagcagcaacagcaacagcaacagcaacaacagcagcagcagaaTTCTAAGTTGTTACAAAGTCAACgacagcaacaacaaaggTCCATCTTGCAAAGTCTGAACCCAGTATTGCAAGAGAAAATATCTACCGAGctaaataataaacaatATGAACTTTTCATGAAATCTCTGATCGAAAATTgcaagaaaaggaatatgCCGTTACAATCGATACCAGAAATTGCTAACAGGAAGATTAATctattttatctttatatgttgattcaaaaattcgGTGGTGCTGAACAAGTAACACGAAACCAACAGTGGCCTTTGGTAGCTCAAAAGCTGCAAATAGCTGATTACCAACAATTAGAATCAATTTATTTTCGAATCTTATTACCTTACGAAGGATATATGATTTCTCAAGAAGGAATAAAAGAAACTCAAgcgaaaagaatattcttGCAACAGTTTTTACAAGaactattgaaaaaagttcaacaacagcaacaggCCGCTACATTGgacaacaataacaataacattATTAATACCCCATCAGCTCCAGCCCCTGCGGTTCCTATACCTGTTCCCGGGGCTACTGTTCCTGCTACACCTTCAGCTACCACACCATCTGGGATTGTTCCAGTTTCAGCAAACATTCCAAAGAAACTAAAcaacaatatcaatatcaatatgAACAATAACAGTATTACACAGCAGCAAGTTAAGAAGCCgagaaaacaaagagtgaagaagaagactaAAAAGGAATTAGAACTAGAACGTAAAGAAAGGGAcgattttcaaaagagacAACAAAAACTTTTAGAAGATCAGCAAAAGCAACAAAAACTGCTATTGGAAACAAAATTACGTCAACAATATGAAATTgaactgaaaaaattacCTAAAGTCTATAAGAGGTCAATGATTAGAAATTATAAACCTATGGTGAATCACATCAAACATTATAACGGTTATGACATTAACTACATTTCTAAAATAGGTGAGAAAATAGATTCGAATAAACCTATATTTCTCTTCGCTCCCGAATTAGGTGCTATCAATTTGCATGCATTATCAATGTCCCTACAATCAAAGAATCTTGGTGAGATAAATACTGCCTTGAACACACTGCTAGTGACAAGTGCCGACTCGAATCTAAAGATATCTTTGGTTAAATATCCGGAATTACTAGACTCATTAGCAATACTTGGAATGAACttattatcaaatttaGCCCAGAACACAGTTCCATATCACAAAAAAACTTCAGATTATCATTATGAGGATATAGAATCGAATCAGTACTACGTTACCCAACACGATAAAACGGTCCATAAAATTTTCGAAAAGTTGAGCAACAGCGGTGCACTTACACCAAATGATCCTAACGATGAAAGAGTCGTTACTATCATGGTAGACTCTTTGACAGGTAATCAATTACCTCCTCCAACTCCTACTGAAACGGAGACTGATCTCAACGCAGAACCTTTTATAAACACAAAGTCTACATCTTCCTCAGTCAAAGATTGGGATCTCTTGCCTGAACCAGTGAGGTTTTTACCGAATCAGTTTCCTTTGAAAATCCACAGAATTCCCTATTTGAACtccttgaaaaaagttaaagatGAAATCGATGATCCCTTCACAAGAATAAATAGTAGAGGGGCGGAAGATCCCAAGGTCCTAATAAACGATCAATTATCTACCATCTCAATGATTTTAAGGAACGTTTCGTTTTCTGATAATAACTCTAGAATTAtgtcaagaaatttttatttgaaaagatttgtGTCAGATTTACTTTGGCTACTTTTTATTCATCCTGAGAATTTTGCATGCAATAGGAAAATActaaatttcaagaaagatttGGTTATTGTTTTATCGAACATCTCTCATTTATTAGAGATCAATTCGTCCATCGATTGCTTATTGATTCTTATTCTAGTTATAAGTTTTGGTCAACCAAAACTTAACCCAATGGCATCCTCGTCATCATTTGGTTCCGATTTTTTAACTTACAACGAATTTCAACTACAATGGGGTAAATATCAAACTTTTGGTGTAGATATTCTGGCCAAATTGTTTTCATTGGAAAAACCTaacttgaattttttcaaatcaattTTACTGAACAATAAATTCTCCAACAATCATTATAACCGCAACAGTAACAAAAACCATAAAGATGGAAAGTTATTACAGAGACTTTTGGATCTAtacaatgataataataaaaataacgGTAACAAACACAACCTATTGAATGATCTGgtgtcatttttattttctgttATACCATTCCAACAAGTGTTATCACAATCGTCCGATCCAAGTTCGTTGATTTGCCAATTTTCTCCAGTAATTTCTCAGAGTTTAACCAGCATTTTAGTCATTGTACAAAAAATACTACCCCTATCTAATAATGCATTTACATTCAgccaaaataataaaagcaGTAACGGCGACAACAACGAcgacaacaacaataaagaTTCCTGTTTCaattttaacaaaaatttACCATTTGTATGGTTAAGCTCGGAAGAGAATATTGGATCTGGACTATTGAAGTTAAGTGAATTAACACTGAATATCAGCAGTTCCACAACGAAAAATACTTTGCCGCAACAAAATTACTCAAAAGTGCTTCTACCGTCAATCAACATATCTTGTCTTCAGTTAATCAAATGTTtaattcaaaaaagtatCAGTTTTGAAGACTGTTTAAACAATGACCCGGATATCTTGAAGAAACTAGTATCAATTCCAAACTTGTTCCCTACGGATTTAGAGATCTTCAAGTTACTTACAAACCCGTCAGCTGATATTCAAACAGTAAACCAATATCAACTACTTTACAATCTGAAAAACGATATTCTAACTAACTTGAAATGA